The genomic segment GATGCTCTCCAGCGTGCTGAAGGATCATCTGGCGGGCGACGTTGCCGTCGTTTCCAGCTTCGGCGCGGAAAGCGCGGTGCTGCTGCATCTGGTGGCGCAGGTGGACAAATCCATCCCGGTGCTGTTCCTCGATACGGACAAGCATTTCCCCGAAACCATCGCCTATCGCGATGAGCTGGTGGCCTTTCTCGGCCTGACCAATCTGGTCATCCTGAAGCCCGAGGCGGAGGAAATCGCCGCCAAGGACGAGGCGGGCCTGCGCTGGAGCTGGGACCCGGACGGCTGCTGCGAAATCCGCAAGGTGAAGCCGCTGGCGAAGGCCCTGGCGGGCTTCGATGCCTCGATCACCGGGCGCAAGGCCTTTCAGGCCAGCACCCGCGCGCAATTGCCGCGGTTCGAGATCGACAATTCGGACGAACAGGGCCGCCTGAAGATCAACCCGCTGATCGACTGGACGGCGGAAGATCTGGAAGCCTATTTCGAGGAATACGGCCTGCCGCGCCATCCGCTGGTGGCACAGGGCTATCCCTCCATCGGCTGCTCCCCCTGCACCCACAAGGTCGCGCCGGGCGAAGACCCTCGCTCGGGCCGCTGGAAGGGCTGGGACAAGACCGAATGCGGCATCCACAGCCCGAACAACCCCGACGCCTACCGCCTGCCACCGGAAGGCTTCGACCCCGCGCTGTAAGGATACAGGGCACGTTCCACACGTGCCCTGCCGGCGCCCCGCTCGCCATCCCTGCCCTTCGACAGGCTCTGGGTGGACCTCCCTGCGGTCGAACCGGGATCGCCGGCCTTTGCGCCTGCCTTCTTCCTGTTTCGTCATCCCCGCGCAGGCGGGGATCCAGCAGCAACCGTCGAACTGGATTCCCGCCTGCGCGGGAATGACGAAGATCCGGTTCAGCCCCCTGCCCCCTTGGTCATCCCGGAC from the Erythrobacter sp. SG61-1L genome contains:
- a CDS encoding phosphoadenylyl-sulfate reductase; the protein is MNGAEVSSRPRDRIDTSARFTEGDAIRLNRMFRGQETLEMLSSVLKDHLAGDVAVVSSFGAESAVLLHLVAQVDKSIPVLFLDTDKHFPETIAYRDELVAFLGLTNLVILKPEAEEIAAKDEAGLRWSWDPDGCCEIRKVKPLAKALAGFDASITGRKAFQASTRAQLPRFEIDNSDEQGRLKINPLIDWTAEDLEAYFEEYGLPRHPLVAQGYPSIGCSPCTHKVAPGEDPRSGRWKGWDKTECGIHSPNNPDAYRLPPEGFDPAL